A genomic segment from Geitlerinema sp. PCC 7407 encodes:
- the hetZ gene encoding heterocyst differentiation protein HetZ has product MEATFQFIFQELRQSTRASEVDCRAVAGRLSAEVSRICLESQRIQDSGQSEAWAMTLARHRLQQCLRYYRLKSRQGRVELHSTLSAIVYRYISPPQAHASYQARVLLIEDFLQSFYLEALNAFRREAELGDRYSPATLLELAEYMAFCERYAKRPIPLPGRRKQQLVILRAQTFSRQQPQEALVDIEQAAEGAIPEDDQSWGAASLQQVRDQMVAQDNDAPEATLRTKVINELTAYLKQRKQADCAEYFQLRLKDFSASEIEAHMGLTPRERDYLQQRFKYHLIRFALSHEWELVHQWLEADLEKNLGLTPQQWQELQQRITVSQARLLELKQARQPDGAIAQKLGCSLTQVQRQWSKLLEQAWEIRNQLISGTGASTDE; this is encoded by the coding sequence GTGGAGGCGACCTTTCAGTTCATCTTTCAGGAACTTCGGCAGTCCACACGGGCTTCTGAGGTCGACTGTCGAGCCGTGGCGGGCCGCCTGAGCGCTGAGGTCTCTCGGATTTGTCTCGAGAGTCAGCGAATTCAAGACTCGGGGCAATCGGAGGCCTGGGCGATGACCCTTGCGCGCCATCGCCTGCAGCAGTGCTTGCGCTACTATCGCCTCAAATCTCGTCAGGGCCGGGTCGAGCTGCACAGCACCCTCAGCGCCATTGTCTATCGCTACATCAGTCCGCCCCAAGCCCACGCCAGCTATCAGGCCCGGGTTTTACTGATTGAGGACTTTTTGCAGAGCTTTTACCTCGAAGCTCTCAATGCCTTTCGGCGCGAAGCTGAGCTGGGCGATCGCTACTCGCCCGCCACGCTGCTGGAGCTGGCCGAATACATGGCCTTTTGCGAGCGCTATGCCAAGCGCCCCATCCCTTTGCCGGGGCGGCGCAAGCAGCAGCTCGTCATCTTGCGCGCCCAAACTTTTTCGCGGCAGCAGCCCCAAGAGGCTCTTGTGGATATCGAGCAGGCCGCCGAAGGCGCCATCCCAGAGGACGACCAAAGCTGGGGAGCGGCCTCGCTCCAGCAGGTCCGCGACCAGATGGTAGCTCAGGACAACGATGCGCCAGAAGCCACGCTGCGCACCAAGGTCATCAATGAGCTGACGGCCTATCTCAAGCAGCGCAAGCAAGCCGACTGCGCGGAGTATTTTCAGCTGCGGCTCAAGGACTTCTCCGCTAGCGAGATTGAGGCGCATATGGGCCTGACGCCCCGAGAGCGGGATTACTTACAGCAGCGCTTTAAGTACCATCTGATCCGGTTTGCGCTTTCCCACGAATGGGAGTTGGTTCATCAGTGGCTTGAGGCAGACTTAGAGAAAAACTTGGGTTTGACGCCGCAACAGTGGCAAGAGCTTCAGCAACGCATCACGGTATCCCAGGCAAGGTTGCTGGAGCTGAAGCAGGCTCGACAGCCCGATGGGGCGATCGCCCAAAAACTGGGTTGTAGCTTGACTCAGGTGCAGCGTCAGTGGTCCAAGCTGTTAGAACAGGCCTGGGAAATTCGTAACCAATTAATATCCGGAACAGGGGCATCGACCGATGAATAG
- the sds gene encoding solanesyl diphosphate synthase, whose protein sequence is MTSATSLFSPVESDLQLLTENLKKLVGARHPILYAAAEHLFGAGGKRLRPAVVLLISRATLPDQGVTPRHRRLAEITEMIHTASLVHDDVVDEAELRRGVPTVHSSFGNRVAVLAGDFLFAQASWYLANLDNLAVVKLLSEVIMDLAEGEIRQGLTQFDTGLSIEAYLDKSYYKTASLIANSAKAAGLLSEVSPEMADNLYRYGKHMGLAFQIVDDILDFTGSAESLGKPAGSDLKSGNLTAPALYALEEQPYLEAIIEREFTQEGDLEKALELVQTSQGLDRSRELAASHAKIAVEALADLPASDSRQALLRLTDYVLSRLY, encoded by the coding sequence ATGACCTCAGCAACATCACTCTTTTCCCCAGTCGAGTCAGATTTGCAATTGCTGACGGAAAACTTAAAAAAGCTGGTGGGTGCCCGACATCCCATTCTGTATGCTGCAGCAGAGCATCTGTTTGGGGCGGGCGGAAAGCGACTGAGGCCAGCAGTAGTTCTGCTGATTTCGCGAGCGACCCTACCGGACCAAGGCGTGACCCCTCGTCATCGCCGCCTCGCAGAAATTACTGAAATGATTCACACCGCCAGCCTGGTTCACGACGATGTCGTCGATGAAGCAGAGCTTCGCCGAGGTGTCCCCACCGTTCACAGCAGCTTTGGTAACCGCGTGGCTGTGCTGGCCGGGGACTTTTTGTTTGCCCAGGCATCTTGGTATCTGGCCAACCTGGATAACCTCGCCGTCGTCAAGCTGCTCTCGGAAGTGATCATGGACTTGGCCGAGGGCGAAATTCGCCAGGGCCTGACGCAGTTTGACACCGGTCTGTCCATCGAGGCCTATCTCGACAAAAGCTATTACAAAACCGCTTCTTTGATCGCCAACAGCGCCAAGGCAGCTGGCTTGCTCAGCGAAGTTTCGCCAGAAATGGCCGACAACCTGTACCGCTACGGCAAGCACATGGGCTTGGCCTTCCAGATCGTTGACGACATTTTGGACTTCACGGGGTCAGCGGAGTCCCTGGGGAAACCAGCTGGCTCCGATCTCAAGAGCGGTAACCTGACGGCACCGGCGCTCTACGCACTGGAGGAGCAGCCTTACCTGGAAGCTATTATTGAGCGCGAGTTCACCCAGGAGGGAGACCTCGAGAAGGCCCTAGAGCTGGTGCAGACGAGCCAGGGTCTGGATCGATCGCGCGAGCTAGCGGCAAGCCACGCCAAGATCGCCGTGGAGGCCCTCGCCGATCTCCCCGCTTCCGATTCTCGGCAGGCTCTGCTCCGGCTGACGGATTACGTCCTGAGCCGCCTCTACTAA
- the fabI gene encoding enoyl-ACP reductase FabI → MLDLTGKKALVTGIANNRSIAWGIAQQLHQAGATLGITYLPDDKGRTEKKVQELVEPLNPSIFVPCNVQDDAQIDSCFQMVKEQWGEFDILVHCLAFAGKDELTGDFSGTSREGFARALDISAYSLTRLAAAAKPMLRSGGSIITLTYLGSVRVVPNYNVMGVAKAALESSVRYLASEFGPQAVRVNAISAGPIRTLASSAVGGILDMIHHVEEVAPLRRTVTQLEVGNAAAFLCSDLASGITGQVLYVDAGYEMMGM, encoded by the coding sequence ATGCTAGATCTAACTGGGAAAAAGGCTTTAGTTACGGGTATTGCCAACAATCGCTCCATTGCATGGGGGATTGCGCAGCAGCTTCATCAGGCTGGGGCCACACTGGGGATTACCTACTTGCCCGACGACAAGGGCCGCACCGAAAAGAAGGTGCAGGAGCTGGTGGAGCCCCTCAATCCCAGTATCTTTGTGCCTTGCAATGTCCAAGATGATGCTCAAATTGACAGCTGCTTCCAAATGGTGAAGGAGCAGTGGGGCGAGTTTGATATCTTGGTTCACTGTCTGGCGTTTGCGGGCAAAGATGAGCTGACGGGCGACTTTAGCGGCACCTCTCGCGAAGGATTTGCGCGGGCGCTGGACATTAGCGCCTACTCCCTGACGCGCCTCGCAGCGGCGGCAAAGCCGATGCTGCGCAGCGGTGGCAGCATCATCACGCTGACCTACCTGGGCAGTGTCCGCGTGGTGCCCAACTACAACGTGATGGGCGTGGCCAAGGCGGCGCTGGAGTCTAGCGTGCGCTACTTGGCGTCGGAGTTTGGTCCCCAGGCGGTGCGGGTGAACGCGATTTCGGCCGGTCCGATCCGGACCTTGGCGTCTTCGGCAGTGGGCGGCATTTTGGACATGATCCACCACGTGGAAGAGGTGGCTCCTCTGCGCCGGACGGTGACGCAGCTGGAAGTGGGGAATGCAGCGGCGTTCCTGTGCAGCGACTTGGCGAGCGGCATCACGGGCCAGGTGCTGTATGTGGATGCGGGCTACGAAATGATGGGCATGTAG
- the hisB gene encoding imidazoleglycerol-phosphate dehydratase HisB yields MQTRESQVPSQSLSGLVTERIASVSRKTGETDVQVTINLDGTGRCSANTGIPFLDHMLHQIASHGLVDLEVRAVGDIEIDDHHTNEDVGITLGQALAQALGDRKGIYRFGHFVAPLDEALVQVALDFSGRPHLGYGLEIPTQRVGTYDTQLVREFFVALVNHAQMTLHIRQLDGINSHHIIEATFKAFARSLRMAAEVDPRRANTIPSSKGVL; encoded by the coding sequence ATGCAGACACGTGAATCCCAGGTTCCTTCCCAAAGTTTGAGCGGGTTGGTGACAGAGCGCATTGCGTCGGTCAGCCGCAAGACGGGCGAAACCGATGTCCAGGTGACGATCAATCTGGACGGAACGGGCCGCTGTAGCGCGAATACGGGAATTCCGTTTCTAGACCACATGCTGCACCAGATTGCGTCCCACGGCTTGGTGGATCTGGAGGTGCGCGCGGTGGGCGATATCGAAATCGACGATCACCACACCAACGAAGATGTGGGAATTACGCTGGGTCAGGCGCTGGCTCAGGCCTTGGGCGATCGCAAGGGCATCTATCGCTTTGGCCACTTTGTGGCGCCCCTCGATGAGGCTTTGGTGCAGGTGGCGCTGGATTTTTCGGGACGCCCGCATTTGGGCTATGGCCTGGAGATTCCGACCCAGCGCGTGGGGACCTACGATACCCAGCTGGTGCGGGAGTTCTTTGTGGCGCTGGTGAATCACGCCCAGATGACGCTGCACATTCGCCAGCTAGACGGCATTAATTCTCACCACATTATCGAGGCGACTTTTAAGGCCTTTGCGCGATCGCTGCGGATGGCAGCCGAGGTCGATCCGCGCCGCGCCAACACGATTCCCAGTTCTAAGGGGGTCCTGTAG
- a CDS encoding folate/biopterin family MFS transporter: MLLSPGSIKKIQASFKEKVLFGNEPSPELVAILLVYFVQGILGLARLAVSFFLKDDLGLTPAQVSALMGIAAIPWVVKPLFGFLSDGLPIFGYRRRPYLVLSGLLGTLSWVALATVVDSALTATVAIALSSLSVAVSDVIVDSLVVERARSESASEAGSLQSVCWGASAVGGILTAYLSGFLLQHFSVQVVFLITSSFPLVVSGVAWLISETRVERGSDWSGVTTQVQQLWGAISQKSIWLPTAFIFLWQATPTADSAFFFFTTNELGFDAEFLGRVRLVTSVASLLGIWLFQRFLKAIPIRVILGWTTVISMLLGLTTLLLVTHANRSLGIDDHWFSLGDSLILTVMGQIAYMPILVLSARLCPPGVEATLFALLMSLWNLAGLLSQEFGAILTHWLGVTETNFDKLWLLVTLTNLSTLLPLPLLGWLPEGASQDVPVVEAPTVPAPAALSEAEQPEVPALSSLVPGRLRSEPLEEPVD, encoded by the coding sequence ATGCTTCTTTCTCCCGGCAGCATTAAGAAAATTCAAGCGTCCTTCAAAGAGAAAGTCTTGTTTGGCAATGAGCCCAGTCCCGAGCTGGTCGCCATTCTCTTGGTCTACTTTGTCCAGGGGATTTTGGGGTTGGCTCGACTGGCCGTGAGCTTCTTCTTGAAAGACGACTTGGGTCTGACGCCGGCCCAGGTCTCGGCGCTGATGGGAATTGCGGCGATTCCCTGGGTCGTGAAGCCGCTGTTTGGCTTTCTCTCGGATGGATTGCCAATTTTTGGCTATCGGCGGCGGCCCTATTTGGTGCTGTCGGGACTGTTGGGGACGCTGTCCTGGGTCGCTTTGGCGACGGTGGTCGATAGCGCTCTGACAGCAACCGTGGCGATCGCCCTGAGCTCGCTGTCGGTGGCCGTTAGCGACGTGATCGTCGATTCGCTGGTAGTCGAGCGGGCTCGATCGGAGTCGGCGAGCGAAGCCGGATCGCTACAGTCGGTTTGCTGGGGTGCCTCGGCGGTGGGCGGCATTCTCACCGCTTACCTGAGTGGCTTCCTGCTCCAGCACTTCAGCGTTCAGGTCGTTTTCCTGATTACCTCCTCCTTTCCCCTGGTCGTGTCTGGAGTGGCCTGGCTGATTAGCGAAACTCGGGTAGAGCGTGGCTCGGACTGGTCGGGCGTCACTACCCAGGTGCAGCAACTGTGGGGAGCCATTTCTCAAAAGTCCATTTGGCTGCCTACGGCTTTCATTTTTCTTTGGCAGGCGACGCCGACCGCTGACTCCGCTTTTTTCTTCTTCACCACCAATGAACTGGGCTTTGATGCAGAGTTTCTGGGTCGGGTCCGCTTGGTGACCAGCGTGGCATCGCTGCTGGGAATTTGGCTGTTCCAGCGATTCCTCAAGGCGATTCCGATCCGCGTCATCCTGGGCTGGACGACCGTGATTTCAATGCTGCTGGGCCTGACCACCCTGCTATTGGTCACCCACGCCAACCGCAGCCTCGGCATTGACGATCACTGGTTCAGTCTGGGAGATAGCTTGATTTTGACGGTGATGGGCCAGATCGCCTACATGCCCATTTTGGTGCTGTCGGCGCGTCTCTGTCCGCCGGGGGTCGAGGCGACACTCTTTGCCCTGCTGATGTCGCTGTGGAACCTAGCAGGCCTGCTGTCCCAGGAATTTGGGGCGATCTTGACCCACTGGCTGGGCGTGACGGAGACCAACTTCGACAAGCTTTGGCTCCTGGTGACCCTGACCAATCTCAGCACTCTGCTGCCCTTGCCTTTGCTGGGGTGGCTCCCGGAAGGGGCGTCTCAGGATGTGCCGGTGGTGGAAGCGCCGACAGTGCCGGCACCCGCAGCTTTGAGCGAGGCGGAGCAGCCGGAGGTGCCGGCGCTGTCGAGCCTGGTGCCAGGGAGGCTGCGATCGGAGCCGCTGGAAGAGCCGGTGGACTAG
- a CDS encoding carotenoid oxygenase family protein: protein MQNAQASQSKTGPQGPAFQRRDWQRGYESLRQESAYWIDSIEGKIPETLQGTLFRNGPALFDRGGQSVQHPFDGDGMICAIAFSGGRAYFQNRFVRTQGFVEEQQAERFLYRGVFGTPKPGGILANAFDTRLKNIANTQVIYWGGKLLALWEAAEPHRLDPWTLETQGLDRLDGLLQPGDGFAAHPRFDPSADITSGAPCLVNFSIKPGLSTKIQVFEFAPDGSLVRQQSRSVPGFAFIHDFAITPNYCIFFQNPVSFNPLPFLVGLQGAGEAVKFQPDKPTRMLVIPRRPEAPMQVLEARSGFVFHHANAFETEEGLVVDSVCYDSLPTVESGVDFREVNFAALDPGQLWRFKLDLRAGAVTSERLEVQSCEFPTMHPDYVGRPYRYVYVGAAHEPTGNGPLQGILKLDLAGGDRQFWSAAPKGFISEPIFVPKPSSQSEDDGWLLSMVYDSANHCSELVILDAQQVSAGPIARLRLKHHVPYGLHGTFVPEYFGPAPLSAGA from the coding sequence ATGCAAAACGCTCAAGCTTCTCAATCTAAGACTGGACCTCAAGGGCCTGCATTCCAGCGTCGAGACTGGCAGCGAGGCTACGAATCTCTGCGTCAGGAGTCGGCCTACTGGATTGACTCGATAGAGGGAAAGATTCCTGAGACGCTTCAGGGGACGCTGTTTCGCAACGGGCCGGCGCTGTTCGATCGCGGTGGGCAGTCGGTGCAGCATCCCTTTGATGGCGATGGCATGATCTGCGCGATCGCCTTTTCGGGCGGACGGGCCTACTTCCAAAATCGGTTTGTCCGCACCCAGGGCTTTGTTGAGGAGCAGCAGGCTGAGCGGTTTCTGTATCGCGGCGTCTTCGGCACCCCAAAGCCGGGCGGTATCCTGGCCAATGCCTTTGACACCCGCCTCAAAAATATTGCCAACACCCAGGTGATTTATTGGGGCGGCAAGCTGCTGGCCCTCTGGGAGGCCGCCGAGCCCCATCGCCTGGACCCGTGGACCCTGGAAACCCAAGGACTCGATCGCCTGGATGGGCTCTTGCAGCCAGGAGACGGCTTTGCGGCCCACCCGCGCTTTGACCCTAGCGCTGACATCACGAGCGGGGCGCCCTGCTTGGTCAACTTCTCCATTAAGCCGGGGCTATCGACCAAAATTCAGGTCTTTGAGTTTGCCCCTGACGGCAGCCTGGTGCGCCAGCAGTCGCGATCGGTGCCGGGGTTTGCCTTCATTCACGACTTTGCGATCACGCCCAACTACTGCATCTTTTTCCAAAATCCGGTTTCCTTTAATCCGCTGCCCTTCTTGGTGGGATTGCAGGGAGCGGGCGAAGCGGTGAAGTTTCAGCCGGATAAACCGACGCGGATGCTGGTGATTCCGCGACGTCCGGAAGCGCCGATGCAGGTCTTGGAGGCTCGCTCGGGGTTTGTCTTCCACCACGCCAATGCCTTCGAAACGGAGGAGGGGCTGGTGGTGGACTCGGTGTGCTACGACTCATTGCCGACGGTGGAGTCGGGGGTGGACTTTCGGGAGGTGAACTTCGCGGCGCTCGATCCGGGGCAGCTGTGGCGCTTCAAGCTGGACCTGCGGGCCGGGGCTGTGACCTCGGAGCGCCTAGAGGTCCAAAGCTGCGAGTTCCCGACGATGCACCCGGACTATGTGGGTCGACCCTACCGATACGTGTATGTGGGGGCAGCCCATGAGCCGACGGGAAATGGGCCGCTCCAGGGAATTTTGAAGCTGGATTTGGCGGGGGGCGATCGCCAGTTTTGGAGTGCGGCGCCCAAGGGATTTATCAGTGAGCCGATCTTTGTGCCCAAGCCTTCTTCTCAGTCGGAAGATGACGGCTGGCTGCTCTCCATGGTCTATGACAGCGCCAACCATTGCTCGGAGCTGGTAATTTTGGACGCTCAGCAGGTCTCGGCGGGGCCGATCGCCCGTCTGCGCCTCAAGCACCATGTGCCCTACGGCCTCCACGGGACGTTTGTGCCGGAGTATTTTGGTCCTGCGCCTTTGTCTGCGGGAGCTTGA
- a CDS encoding glycosyltransferase family 2 protein: protein MKFSIVITTYNRLSLLRRAIASSLAQTVPCEVIVIDDCSSDDTEAYVRSLGDRVLYHRNATNQGHSAAVNLGVQKASGDWIKPLDDDDYLAPDCLEGMLAAIAQRPEAVICSCQAAQVNEQEVELSRTRRVGTRDSFYVPQEDIHYGMLLEWLPFGTPAQVAFRRDAFLQSGGWDSSLDTNCDDIDSWIRIAQYGDAIFLNRCLAYRTVWPQAYNRRFPVQKRFETNLLMKQKIYQAVSDKHRQQVPPFAAIHNYLRLHWSLVALKQRQLGPAIALMGPAIASWPAWQLLLQARAGGAKAAAKSAQTIQQIPLLPSSPGPAAALGSGNGE from the coding sequence ATGAAATTTAGTATTGTCATCACGACGTACAATCGCCTTTCTCTGCTGCGGCGGGCGATCGCCTCTTCGCTTGCTCAAACGGTGCCCTGCGAAGTGATTGTCATCGATGACTGCTCCTCGGACGACACGGAGGCCTACGTGCGCAGCCTGGGCGATCGTGTTCTGTACCACCGCAACGCCACCAATCAGGGCCACTCTGCCGCCGTAAATTTGGGGGTTCAAAAAGCCTCAGGGGACTGGATCAAGCCCCTCGATGATGATGACTATCTGGCTCCGGACTGCCTTGAGGGAATGCTGGCGGCGATCGCCCAGCGCCCCGAGGCGGTCATTTGTTCCTGCCAGGCAGCCCAGGTCAACGAGCAAGAAGTTGAGCTGAGCCGCACTCGCCGCGTTGGCACCCGCGATAGCTTTTATGTGCCCCAGGAAGACATTCACTACGGCATGCTGCTGGAGTGGCTGCCCTTCGGCACGCCCGCACAGGTGGCCTTTCGCCGGGATGCCTTCTTGCAGTCGGGCGGCTGGGACTCCAGTCTTGACACAAACTGCGATGACATCGACTCGTGGATTCGCATTGCGCAGTATGGGGATGCGATTTTCCTCAATCGCTGCCTGGCCTACCGCACCGTGTGGCCCCAGGCCTACAATCGCCGGTTCCCAGTGCAAAAGCGCTTTGAGACCAACCTGCTGATGAAGCAAAAAATTTATCAGGCGGTGAGCGATAAACATCGCCAGCAGGTCCCGCCCTTTGCGGCTATTCACAACTACCTCCGGCTGCACTGGTCCCTGGTTGCCCTCAAGCAGCGCCAATTGGGACCGGCGATCGCCCTCATGGGACCGGCGATCGCCTCCTGGCCAGCGTGGCAGCTGCTTTTGCAGGCCCGAGCCGGTGGCGCCAAAGCCGCCGCCAAATCTGCCCAAACCATCCAGCAGATTCCCTTGTTGCCCTCTTCTCCGGGGCCTGCGGCGGCGCTCGGCTCCGGCAATGGCGAATAA
- a CDS encoding beta-ketoacyl-ACP synthase, with translation MTVVVSGIGLVSSLGNRRSTWQRVLAGESGLRLIQPFAELPSRPLGLWRSQPSVLEAALGEGIQEAVEDAGLALPLRSLGVVIGSSRSYQGAWEQFAEAFQRRSHAPGGAAWLASLPQSVAIAAARQVGSQGPVFSPMAACATGAWAIAQGMMLIESGQCEQVLAGAIDMPITPLTLTGFQRMGALATETSRPFDRDRDGLALGEGAAFLVLERAAIARQRGAKIYGRVLGAGLTADAHHVSAPDPHRAGAKAAVEQCLRRSGLTSAAIHYIHAHGTGTRLNDQQEADLIQTLFPFGPAVSSTKGATGHTLGASGALGAAFCLLALGHQELPPCTGLQTPNFDLNLVRTRQPATGEYCLSFSFGFGGQNAVLAFGAGD, from the coding sequence GTGACGGTTGTTGTTTCTGGCATTGGCCTGGTGTCCAGTCTGGGAAATCGACGGAGCACCTGGCAGCGAGTTTTGGCAGGGGAATCGGGGTTGCGCTTGATTCAGCCTTTTGCGGAGCTGCCTAGCCGGCCTTTGGGGCTTTGGCGATCGCAGCCTAGCGTCCTCGAAGCGGCTCTGGGCGAAGGTATCCAGGAAGCGGTAGAAGATGCGGGCTTGGCGCTGCCGCTGAGGTCGCTGGGGGTCGTGATCGGCTCAAGTCGCAGCTATCAGGGAGCGTGGGAGCAATTCGCGGAGGCGTTCCAGAGGCGATCGCACGCTCCCGGGGGCGCAGCGTGGCTGGCGTCTTTGCCGCAGTCAGTGGCGATCGCCGCTGCTCGGCAGGTCGGCAGTCAGGGTCCAGTGTTCTCGCCCATGGCTGCTTGCGCTACGGGGGCTTGGGCGATCGCCCAGGGGATGATGCTGATTGAATCCGGTCAGTGCGAGCAGGTGCTGGCAGGGGCGATCGATATGCCGATCACGCCTTTGACGCTGACGGGCTTTCAGCGGATGGGGGCTTTGGCGACAGAGACTTCTCGGCCCTTCGATCGCGATCGCGACGGCCTTGCGCTGGGAGAGGGCGCGGCGTTTTTGGTGCTGGAGCGGGCCGCGATCGCCCGTCAGCGAGGCGCCAAAATCTACGGGCGGGTGCTCGGAGCAGGGCTAACAGCCGACGCTCACCACGTCAGCGCCCCCGACCCCCACAGAGCCGGGGCCAAGGCGGCGGTCGAGCAGTGCTTGCGTCGCAGCGGCCTGACCAGCGCCGCCATTCACTACATTCACGCCCACGGCACCGGCACGCGCCTCAACGACCAGCAGGAGGCGGATCTGATTCAGACGCTGTTCCCTTTTGGGCCAGCAGTCAGCTCCACAAAAGGGGCCACCGGCCATACGCTGGGAGCCTCTGGAGCCCTGGGGGCGGCTTTTTGCTTGCTGGCCCTAGGGCATCAGGAACTACCGCCCTGCACGGGGCTGCAAACTCCAAACTTTGATCTCAACCTAGTGCGCACCCGCCAGCCCGCCACCGGCGAGTACTGCCTGAGTTTCAGCTTTGGCTTTGGCGGCCAAAACGCGGTTCTAGCGTTTGGGGCGGGCGACTAG
- a CDS encoding peptidylprolyl isomerase, with protein MHARFQQWLISFVVLGTLVLSGCSAQQAATPPDASASASATTPAASTLPPRASAELAALPRLNGKATVTMTVKGSPIVIEVDGTNAPITAGNFVDLVRRGVYDGLVFHRVVRDPEPFVVQGGDPQSKDPNFPPAGLGTGSFVDPETQETRYIPLEIVPQGTNQPIYGKTLEEAGNVSKVPKLKHRRGAVAMARSSAPNSASAQFYFALADLQFLDGNYAVFGYVTQGMDVVDKIQQGDRIESAEVTSGLDNLKQPAGQAQSSSSPSPAGAASDSQP; from the coding sequence ATGCACGCACGTTTTCAGCAATGGTTAATCTCCTTTGTCGTTCTCGGGACGCTGGTGCTTTCAGGATGCTCTGCTCAGCAGGCGGCTACGCCTCCCGACGCTTCGGCCAGTGCTTCGGCAACGACGCCTGCTGCCAGTACGCTTCCGCCCCGAGCATCGGCAGAGTTGGCGGCCCTGCCTCGACTCAATGGCAAAGCAACGGTCACGATGACGGTGAAAGGTTCGCCGATTGTGATTGAGGTGGATGGCACCAATGCACCGATTACGGCGGGTAACTTTGTAGATTTGGTGCGGCGAGGCGTTTACGACGGGTTGGTGTTTCACCGGGTCGTGCGTGATCCGGAGCCTTTTGTGGTGCAAGGGGGCGACCCCCAAAGTAAGGACCCCAATTTCCCACCCGCTGGCCTGGGAACCGGAAGTTTTGTGGATCCAGAAACGCAGGAAACTCGCTACATTCCGCTAGAAATCGTGCCCCAGGGCACGAATCAGCCAATCTATGGCAAGACGCTGGAGGAAGCGGGAAATGTCTCTAAGGTGCCTAAGCTGAAGCATCGTCGGGGGGCAGTGGCAATGGCGCGCTCTTCGGCTCCCAACTCGGCGTCTGCGCAGTTCTATTTCGCGCTGGCAGATTTGCAGTTTTTGGACGGGAACTATGCGGTGTTCGGCTATGTGACCCAGGGCATGGATGTGGTGGACAAGATCCAGCAGGGCGATCGCATTGAGTCGGCTGAGGTCACCAGCGGCCTGGACAATCTCAAGCAGCCTGCGGGCCAGGCACAGTCCAGTTCCAGTCCTTCTCCGGCCGGGGCGGCTAGCGATAGCCAGCCCTGA
- a CDS encoding photosystem I assembly protein Ycf4: MSAQTATNKKLLRQEITGSRRFSNYFWATVISMGATGFLLAGLSSYFQVNLLPFADPTELIFVPQGLVMGLYGTAGILLATYLWLVILWDVGGGFNEFNRETGTVKIFRWGFPGKDRRVDLNYKQQDVQAVRVEIKEGLNPKRAIYLRIKGKGEIPLTRVGQPVALAQLETQGAELARFLEVPLEGL; this comes from the coding sequence ATGAGTGCGCAAACCGCGACCAATAAAAAACTTCTAAGACAAGAAATAACGGGTTCACGTCGCTTTAGCAATTATTTCTGGGCCACGGTCATTTCAATGGGGGCAACGGGCTTCCTATTGGCTGGGCTATCGAGCTATTTTCAGGTCAACCTGCTCCCCTTTGCCGATCCAACTGAGCTAATTTTCGTTCCTCAGGGTCTGGTGATGGGACTCTACGGCACCGCTGGTATCCTGCTGGCGACCTATCTATGGCTGGTTATCCTGTGGGATGTGGGCGGTGGCTTCAATGAGTTCAATCGCGAAACCGGTACTGTCAAAATCTTTCGGTGGGGATTTCCAGGTAAGGATCGGCGGGTCGACCTGAACTACAAACAGCAGGACGTGCAAGCTGTGCGGGTGGAAATCAAGGAGGGGCTCAACCCCAAACGAGCAATTTATCTGCGCATCAAGGGCAAAGGTGAGATTCCGCTGACCCGGGTTGGGCAGCCGGTGGCACTGGCACAGCTCGAAACCCAGGGCGCTGAGCTTGCCCGCTTTCTGGAAGTTCCTCTGGAAGGTCTCTAG